The DNA window GTGCCATTTTCTATTTATTTTAATTTTTTTAATGCTTCCCAGCGAGGATCAATATCCCCTTTTTTGTTTTTGTCTTCTTTAATTTCAGTTTTGTAGAAAAACCCTTCCTCCTTATCATTTTTATGATCCGGATGAATTTTTTTCATCGGAATATTTAATACAATATATTCATAAACCAGCTGACCCATATCAATGGATTCTGTGTTGGCTGAAATATGAGTGATGTCTTCTGTATCATTTTCCTCGTATTCGCTGTACTTGTACAAATGCTCGTGTTGAACTTTTAAGGGATGATTGAATTTTTTCAGGCTTCTGTCGCAAATCAATTCAACGGTACCATCAATTCTAAATATAACCCTTATCAGTCTTTCACTTTTTTCCAGACTGAGCTTAACCTCAAGCTTACCCCTTTCTACAATACTATTATCAAAGAAATCAAAGAACTTATCTTGGATATTGAAATCGTATTCATAAGTCCCGTTTTTCAGATTGATAATATCAACCCAATAGTCCTTTCTTTTCATGACTTTTTCAATATCGAGGCGCAAAATTAAAGAGAATCACTCAATTAATAAAAATAAATATCAGTATCCTTAATAATTTTCATTTCTCTGCCTTGAAATATCGATGGCCATGAACAATGCCTTGCGAAATGAACTCTCTGAAGCAATGCCTTTTCCCGCAATATCAAATGCAGTTCCATGATCGGGAGAAGTGCGGATTAGGTTGAGTCCTGCAGTGAAATTAACACCATCCTCAAAAGATATCATTTTAAATGGGATCAATGCCTGATCGTGATACATGGCCAGAATTCCATCAAACTTTCTGTAATTACCCGAGCCAAATAAACCATCGGAAGGATAGGGGCCATTGATAAATTCACCTTTCTCTTTAAATTTTCTTATTAGCGGAGCAATTATTTCCACTTCTTCAAGGCCTATTTTACCGTTTTCTCCTGCGTGAGGGTTGATGCCCAGGACAGCGATTTTTGGTTTGGCTATACCAAAGTCTTTTTTCAAACTGCTTATCAGCAATTTTAATTTTGAATTGATTAATTCAGAATTAATTTTAGATGCGACCTCAGAAATTGGATAATGGCCCGTAACCAATGCAATACGCATTTTGTCCGAACAAAGCAGCATAATACTTTCACTAGCTCCTGCTTTTTGGGTAAAAAATTCCGTTTGCCCCGGAAAATTTAATCCGGCATTTTGAACGTTTTCCTTATTAATAGGAGCAGTTACGCATGCATCTATATTTTTTTGCAACAAATCTTCCGCGACAGCATTTAAACTTGATGCCGCCAGCTTCCCACATTCCTCATCAAATTGTCCGCTTTGAATTGTAATCTGTTTTTGAAAACAATCAATGACATTGATGCTTTTTGGCCTGGCCTCAGATACATTTTTGATTGAATTAATCCGGATATCATTTAAGTTTAGTTGCTTACGAAAAAAATTCAGAACATAGGATGGACCATAAACAATCGGGATGCAATATTTGAATATCTCTCTGTGGTTAAAGCATTTTAAAATTATTTCCGGCCCAATACCATTTATATCTCCAATGGAAATTCCAATTTTAATTAAACTCTTATTCTCCTTCACAATTTGTAATTCTTTTTGCTTATAAGCTCCTTTGCCCAAAGATAGGCAATTTCCAAAGTCTCAAAACCGGCCCGATGAAACAAAATCAATCAAAAAAATACGGATATGTTAGGGCTAAAAAAAGCCTTGGCCAGCACTTCTTGAAAGACGAGTCTATCGCGGAAAAAATAGCAAATGAGCTGCAATACGATACTCTAAAAACGGTAATTGAAATTGGACCCGGGATGGGTGTATTGACAAAATATATAGTCGATAAAATATCAAATCCCGATTTAAAATTAAAATTGATTGAATTGGACCGGGAATCGGTGGAATTTCTCAGGAACAAAGAGATTTACCAAAAAGATAATATCGAAATAGTTTCTGAGGATGTATTAAAACTGGATTGGCAAAAATTCCCTGAACCAATAGAATTAATAGGTAACCTTCCCTATAATATTTCTTCACCTATCTTTTTTAAAATAATCGAAAATTATTCTCTTATATATAAAGGAGTGTTTATGGTTCAAAAAGAAGTGGCAGATAGAATTTGCTCAAATCACGGTTCCAAAACTTATGGAATTTTAAGTGTACTGCTACAGTCGCTTTATACTTGTACTCCAATTTTAGATGTGGCGCCAAATAGCTTTGTCCCTCCTCCAAAAGTCAATTCCTCCGTATTTAAGATTGAATTAAAAAAAGATGCCATTGATAAAAAGCTAATGAGTATCTTAAAGCCTGTGGTAAAAAAGTCCTTTAATAATCGCCGGAAAATGATGCGAAATACAATTGGAATTGAATTGAATTCATTAGGTAAGGAATTTGAAAAATATTTAACATTGCGACCGGAACAAATATCTGTTTCCGAGTTTATTTTTATAGCAAAAGCATTAGCAGATAAGGCAGGATGAATTTTGAATTAACACGTGAGTTTCTCGATGAGGTAAAACTTGCAGTAAAGGAGGATAATGCCGCCTTTGTGCAAGAGGTGCTGGATGAGTTATTTCCTGCGGATATTTCCCAAATCCTGGATGAGCTCGATGCCGAAGAAGCGCGTTATGTTTTGGATACACTTCCAGTTGAGGTCGGTGCTGAAATAATAATTAATCTCGAAGATGAAAATCAAAAAGACTTCATAGCATCATTCTCTCCCGCACAAATAGCGAGGTTTATCAATTTTATGGAATCGGATGATTCCGTAGATATTCTGCAATCGCTTCCGATAAAACTTAGAGAGGAAGTTATTTCATTTATAAAAAACCCTGATAAGGCTAAATCCATACTTGACCTATTGCATTATGAAGAAGATTGTGCAGGCGGCCTGATGGGAAAAGAACTCATTAAAGCCAATATAAATTGGAATGTGGTTCAATGCATAGAAGAAATTCGAAGGCAAGCGGGAAGGGTCAATAAAATTTACTCCATTTATGTGGTCGATGATGAAAACAAATTACTTGGAAGGGTTGCTCTAAAGAAAATCATTCTCGCTGAGGACAATACAAAGATCGCCGACATTTACGATCCGGACGTACAGGTGGTCGAAACTTATAAACAGGAAAAAGAGGTAGCACAGCTTATGCAGAAATATGATTTGGAAGCAATTCCGGTTGTAAATCTTCATGGTCAGCTATTGGGGCGAATCACCATTGATGATGTGGTGGATGTAATAACCGAACAGGCTGAATTGGAAAGACAACTAATGTCCGGTATTTCAGCAGATATTGATGAAGATGATTCCGTGCTTGAATTATCAAGAGCCCGTCTTCCATGGCTGGTTGTTGGTATGGTTGGTGGATTGTTGGGAGCTCAGTTTATTGGAATATTTGAAGGAGACCTCATGCTAATTCCGGCCATGGCTTTTTTTATTCCTCTAATTACTGCTACAGGTGGAAATGTTGGTATTCAGTCTTCTTCCATAATTCTTCAAAGTCTTGCTGATAATAGTCTGATTCATCAGGGCTATTGGTGGAGATTAACTAAAGTATTGTCTGTTGCTTTGTTGAATGGATTTGTTATTGCCATATTGGTATTTGGATTTAATATGATTCTGGGTCAATCACTGGTTTTGTCAACAGTAGTAAGTATAGCTCTCTTTTCAGTTATTCTTTTAGCTTCAATTATGGGAACCTTTACTCCGCTTGTACTCGATAGTTTCGGAATTAATCCGGCCCTGGCTTCAGGCCCATTTATTACTACAGCGAACGACTTATTAGGTCTTGGCGTTTATTTTCTTGTAGCACATTTACTGCTCGGATTATAATGAATAGACACTCAGTTCTAATTGTCAACAAAATGCATAAATCCATAGTCCCTTTGCTGGAAAGACTGGGACTAATAGTTAATTATCAACCAAATATAAGTCGGGAGGAAACCTTAGATATAATAAAAGACTATTTTGGAATAGTCGTGCGCAGCAAACTCGATCTGGACTCGGAATTCTTTACAAATGCGCCTTCGCTGAAATTCATTGCCAGGGCCGGTGCAGGTTTGGATCAAATCGATTTAAGAGAAGTTCAAAAAAGGAATATCGAAGTATTTAATGCTCCGGAAGGCAATAAGGACGCATTAGCGGAGCACAGCATAGGTCTGATGCTTTCATTGCTTCATAAAATTGTAAAGTCCAACAATGAAATACGCCGGGGCAAATGGTTAAGAGAGGACAACAGGGGATTTGAATTAAATACCAAAACTGTAGGGGTTATTGGTTTCGGACATATGGGGAGAGCATTTGCAGAGAAACTTATTGGATTTGGTTGCTCTGTGATCACTTATGATATTAAGCCAAGTTTGGATCTGCCATCACATGTTAAAAAAGTATCCTGGGAAGAATTTACACAAAAATGTGATATCGTGTCTTTACACGTCCCGTTGTCTGAAAGAAACGTTTATCTGGTTAACGATTCATGGATAAATGACTTTCGAAAAAATATTTGGCTGATAAATACCTCAAGGGGAAAAGTGGTAAAACTTGTAGATTTGATAAAAAACCTCGATAGTGGTAAAGTAAAGGGAGCGGCACTTGACGTGCTTGAAAACGAGAAATTCGATTCACTTTCAGACTCTGAAAAAGCTATACTTCAAGACCTTGTAAACAGAAATAATACAATTTTAACACCACATGTGGGGGGATGGTCTTCAGAGTCATATTCCAGAATAAATGAAGTATTAGCATCCAAAATCGAAAATTTTCTACTCCAAAATGGGTGATTTACATATTTAAAAGAGAAGATAAGAACCAAAAAGAATACTAAATAATTGTATAAATGAATTACCTTTCACATTTTTAGACCTTGAATAATTTTATGTTTATTAGAATTATCTAAAATTGATGTATATGCTGAGAAAACTACTACTACTACAAACCTTCATCATTGCATCTTTTTCACTCGTACTAGCACAAACAGGAAAACTCTCCGGTAAGATAACCGATATGGAAACTGGAGAATCCATTCCTTTTGCCAATGTTACAGTGAATAAAGGTGGAGTTCAAAAAGGAGGAACCGTATCTGACTTCGATGGAAACTTTTCAATAACACCTCTTGTGCCGGGAGAATATAACGTGGAGGTTTCCTACGTTGGCTATGCTCCTAAAAAGATCACAGGTGTGGTTATAAATTTTGAAAAAACAACTCGATTGGATATTCGAATGAATTCAGAATCCAAAGTACTCGAGGAAGATGTTATAATTTATGCCGAGCCACTGATTGATCCGGATAACACTTCTACCGGTTCTAAATTATCATCCAAAGAGATTGAAAAAATTCCTACCAGGAATATTTCTTCAATTGCTACCACGCAGGCAGGTGTGACATCCTCGGATGATGGTGGAACGATTAACCTTCGGGGAGCTCGATCGGATGCTACGCAATATTTTGTTAATGGGGTTAAGTTATTGCCTGGACAAACACCACAGGTACCTGTTGAGGCCATCGCTGAGGTTTCAATCTTAACTGGTGGTATCCCTGCGCAGTATGGAGATAACGTTGGTGGTGTAATCAGTTTAACAACCAAAGGACCATCTTCAAAAATATTTGGAGGAATTGCAGGTGAGACTTCAGTACCTTTTGATAATTACAATTACAACCTTCTCAATTTTAACGTTTCCGGACCTATTTTACAGGAAAAAGATTCAACCGGGAGAGCTTTGAGAACCAAACTAGGTTATTTTCTTGCTGCTCAATACGATGGTGCCGCGGATCCTGACCCCCCTGCAATAGATATTTATAGGCTGAAAGATGAATATCAGAGTCAGCTTGAGCAAAATCCATTGTTCATAGATGAATTTGGAAATACCAGATATGTGTCTGACACCTTGACAAGAGAGCAATTCGAAACTTATGATTTCGAGGAAAATGAGAACAGACACAATGTTAATGTCAACGCTACTTTTGATTGGCAGCCATCTGAGAGCATATTAGTATCTATAGGTGGAAATTTGAGAAACTCTGAGTATAAAGAATTTAATACCAGAGGAGTAGACCCCCAGAGATACAAGAGACTTCTAAATTACGATAACAATGGTGATCGCTTGATAAGGCAATACAATGTATTTGCGAGATTTACACAGCGTTTTAAAAACGACAGAAGCGATGAAGAGAATACTTCACTTATAAAAAATGCATATTATCAGGTGCAAGTCGATTATTCCAGGGATATTGATAAAACCTACAATAAGGAGTTTGACGAAAGCTTATTTGAGTACAATTATGTAGGGGAATACAAAAGAACAACTGATACGTTGACCCCAACTTTATTTGAGCAATTGAATTCATTGGGAATCGATCCTACTCAATTTGGAATTAATACAGATGGGTCATTTAATGGTCCTGTTATATATAAGAATGGAGACAGAGATGATGATACAGTATTAGTTCAAGCTAATGTTCCATGGATTGTGTATAATACAAATGCCGATACTTATACTTTTACAGGGGGAAATCAGAATCCAATTACTTCTCGATATACGGATTTCTTTTTTAACCGTCAGGCACTGGCCAATGATCCTATTACCGACCTGCAACAGCTAAATACATCTCAGGGAGGTTTACTTAATGGTCAAATCCCGAATACAGTTCATGGAGGGCTATTTCATAATGTGGGAACCCCACACAGAAATTATAATTTAAGCGTAGATGAACAATTCAGGGTTTCAGCTCTTGGTGTTGTTGAATTAAACAATCACTCTTTTAAATTGGGTTTTGAATTTGAACAAAGAACTCAAAGACAATTTAATGTTTCTACAACAGGAATTTGGAATGCAGCTCGTGGTGCAGCACTTTCGGGAACTTCATTAGAAGGTGCATTCCTTAATCAGGCACCAAATACATTCCTTGATACCATCTTAATCAATGGTAATCCAACAATTGTACCGGTGTTGGATTTTGGTTCCTGGGGTGAAAAAGAGCAAATCAATGATTCTGTAACTGTATTCAATTTCGGGATAAGAAATCAATCGAATCCAAATGGAACATTCCATAACAGGTTGAGACAGGAATTTGGTTATGCTAATGATTACAGAATAAATGTTGATGAATTAGATCCTAAAGATTTAAGTCTTGAATATTTCAATGCTGAAGAACTACTTAACCCAGGTGGCGGTGGAGGAAATGTAGTTTCCTATCAGGGATATAACTATTATGGTGAAAGAACCAATGAGAATTCTACATTTAGTGATTTCTTCACTGATTCCCTTAACAGACCAATCGCCGCATGGAGACCAAATTACGGAGCGGTATTTATTGAAGATAAATTTGAGATCAAGGATTTAATTCTTCGTTTGGGTGTCAGAGTAGACAGATACGATGTAAACCAACCTGTCCTTAAAGACAGATATTCATTGGTTGATTTAAGAACTGTTGGAGAGTCAAATATGAATGCATTCAACCAAGGATCCTTTGCTACTCCGGGTAATGTCGGTGATGACTATGTTGTTTATGTGGATAGAAATCCGGATGAATACAACGGCTCAAACCTGGGAGAATTCAATGTAATAGGTTTCAGAAGTGGCGATCAATGGTTTGATGCTCAGGGACAAACTGTATTGGGGGCTTCTAATCTCGGAAACGCCGGTGTGTTTCCTTGGTTCGATGTAACTTCATTTACAGGTATTAAGAAAGAAATTTATGACGAATACAAAATTACAGAAGATGCATTTGAGGATTATGAACCGCAAATTAATGTAATGCCGAGAGTATCTTTTTCATTCCCTATTTCTGAAGAAGCCTTATTCTTTGCGCATTATGATGTCTTGACACAAAGGCCTAGTAGAAATAATGTTTTCACTAGTACATATTTCTATTTCCAGAGAGCGGCAGGTGGAAGATTGAATAATCCAAACCTAAGACCACAAAGAAATGTTGACTATCAGGTCGGTTTCCAGCAGGTATTGACAAGGTCATCCTCGCTTAAGCTTTCAACTTTCTACCGTGAAATGAAAGATCAGATTTCCTTAATTGTAATCGATGGAGCATATCCGGTTTCGTCTTGGGAAACATTTGGAAATATTGACTTTGCAACTTCAAAAGGTATAACTGTAGAATACGATTTAAGGAGAACAAACCGTTTGGCCATAAATGCTAATTACCAATTAGCTTTTGCAGATGGTACTTCTTCAGGAGAATTATCAAATGCCAGATTAATCCAATCGGGTGTAAGTGCAAACCTCAGAAACCCTATTCCTTTGAATTGGGATGAGAGACATCAGATTAAAATTAATATCGACTACAGATTCAGAGATAATGATGGACCTGGTATTATGTCCAAACCTATAAAAGATGATGAAGGAAATTTATTACTTGATGACGAAGGGATGCCTAAGAAGTCAGGTGGATTTAAATTACTTGAAAACTTAGGTGTGAACTTGCAGTTGATTGCAACATCAGGACGACCATTTACTCCACGTGGTGGTGCCAACCCTAATCCAATTTACGGAGGAGGTAATAATGAAGTAGTTGATGGTGGAGTTAACGGTGCAAGGTTGCCTTGGAACCTCAGATCTTCTTTAAGGGTTGATAAATCAATCTTCTTTGGAGGAAATGAGAGCAAGAAATCTTTGAATGTTTATGTATATGTCAGAAACCTTCTTGGTTTGGAGAACATTCAAGGTGTTTACGGTTGGTCAGGTGATCCTACAAATGATGGTTATCTGGAGTCAAAACTTGGACAACAAGATATAAATGCTAATCTCTATCCGGATTCATTTTCGGATATATACAGAATGGCTGTTCAAAACCCGGATAATTTTGCGCTTCCTAGAAGAATTGTTTTAGGTGCAGCATTTAACTTTTAATACAAAGAATTTAGAGAAAATGAAAAATATGATATTCCGCAATATCCTTTCAATTTTATTAATCTCCAGTACTGGAGCAATGGCTGATATTGATGTAGCCGGTTCCGGTAAAAAGGGCAGTAATCAAGGCAATTTTAGAGTTGCCAATGAATGTGCCCGAGCTGCTTCTCGAGAAGTACTGGAAATTAACAACGTAAGAACTACACTTCACAATGGTGGGGACATGTGGTGGACCGTTGTTTCGCCAAGTGCTGCGCGATACGAGATTCCAAAACAGGATGATCCAAGTGCACCAAAACAGCATTCCTTATTTGCCGGCTCCGTTTGGATTGGTGGTGAAGATCTTACCTCAGGAGATCTGCTTGTATTGGCAAGTACTTACAGACAGTCACACTATGCCTTATGGCCTGGTCCTTTGTATGCCACAGGACCTGATCAGGGAACAATCTCTACAGAAGAGTGTGCAACCTGGGATGTGCATTTTAAAATAAGTCGAGAAGAAATTGAGCAATACATCGACGACTTCCAGGCAGGCAGGATTCAAACGGTTGAAGATATTCCTGAGCCTGTACTCAATTGGCCTGGTAGAAATAACCCATACATAACTTCCCCTGATGGAGCATTTGATGATCAGGTGGTTGATATGGACCGCGATTTGGCACCCTTTGATGAGTTTATTCAAATAGAAGAAGAAGGTGCCGGCGATGGTATTTACGATCCATTACAAGGGGACGTGCCATTTATATTTGGTGATGAAGGCATCTGGTGGGTCATGAACGATGCCGGTAATGAAAAGGAATTTGGAGGTGTAATCGGAGCCGCTCCTCCTATAAACATGGAGATTCAGGTTATGGGCTTTGGATTTGCAACCAATGATGTATTAAATGACATGACTTTCTATTGGAACAGACTCTTAAACCGAGGAAGTAGAATTATTAGTGAAACCAGAATGGGTCAATGGGTTGACCCTGATTTAGGTTTTGCCGGTGATGACTATGTGGAAGTAGATGTGCCAAGAGGTTTGGGTATATGTTACAATGGAGATGAATTCGACGAAAGTATCACAGGTTATGGTGAAAACCCACCATCAATTGGTGTTGATTATTTCGAAGGACCCTGGGCCGATAAAGATACCATCGGAGACGGAATTGATAATGACCTTGACGGCTTGATCGATGAGCCGGATAGGGGATATGCCGTTTATGAAGGCGATGGCATAGATAATGATAAAGATGGTGAAATTGACGAGGTTGATGAATTGATCATCATGTCCAATTTCCTTTATTACAATAATAATAGCAACCCTACTAATGGTAACCCGGGATCTGCTCAGGATTTTTTCAATTATTTAAAAAATATTTGGAGAGACGGTACATTTTGTACTTATGATTTAGCACAAGGAACTCAGCAATCCTCTCCTCCTTGTGATTTTATGTTTCCGGGTTCTTCTGATTTGGAAATAGGTTGGGGACTCGGCGGTACTCCAGATCAACCTTTTGCAGGTCCTCAGAATGTACCATGGGATGAATCAGTTTCAGGTAATCAGCCCGCTGATAGAAGAATGCTTCAGTCAGCAGGTCCATTTACCCTTGAACCGGGTGCATTGAATGAATTGACCATTGGAATTCCATGGGCGCGTACAGGTGCCGGTGGTGCAAGAGGATCTTTCAATAAATTAAGAGTAGCTGATGATATTTGTCAAAAGCTTTATGACAACGACTTTGAACTTCTAAATGGTCCTGATGCTCCGGATGTGACCATCACTGAACTGGATCGCGAGATTATCATTACCATCGAGCCGAGCGAGTTCACCATTGTCAACCAGGGTGAGCGTCAGGCGATGAACACGGAGACTTATCGCGAATTTGAAGCCAATATTGGAGACTTCTACAATTTTGAAGGTTACCTCTTCTATCAATTGGCTGACAATACGGTTACCGAGGCCGATCTTGACAACGCGGACCGTGCCAGACTGATCGCGCAGTGCGATGTTGCCAATGGGGTGACCACGATCATCAATTATGAAAACGATGTGACGCTGGGCGAAGATATTTTTGTGCCGATCATCAAAGTGGAAGGCCAGGACAATGGCATTTTCAGAACGTTGAGAATCAGCGATGATGCTTTTGCCGAGGGCGATCCGAAATTGGTGAATCACAAGAGCTATACCTTCCTTGTGCTCTCTTACGGTTACAATGCGGCAATGGCGCAGGCCAACCTGGGCGATAACGTAGGGGACCGAAAAGAGCAGCCTTTTATTCTGGGTCGTAGAAACGGTATCCGGAAAGTGGCGGTCCCGCATCCGAACGTAGGGCAGGTGCTGAACTCGGGCTATGGCGATGAGTTTGTGCTGACTGCCGAGAGCGGCATTGGCAACGGGGGCAACATCCTGGAGTTTGTCGGAGGCGTGGAAGAGAGCATTTTAAACAAGACGCCATTTGAGCGTACCTACAGAGCGGGCTCTGGCCCGATATCGGTGAAGGTCTACGATCCGAAGCTGGTGAAGGCCATCGACAACATGGAGCTTCGTTTGACCAGCCGATTGCAGTACAACAGCGCTGATAATGATTACAAATTCCTTCCGGGCGATACGCTGGTTTCGCTGGGCAATTACACGGGACAGGAAGTGGATAACTCCTCGGGAGCCACGATCGCTTATACGATCAGTCCTTACAAACGTCAGACTAAAGGAAGAGCGGTTGTGGTACGTGAAGTACCGGAGCTGGAGACCTCCGATAGCAAGACATTAGAGATCCGGATGCTGAACGGGGATGAGAACGGGGCCTTTGTCCGGGATGTGATCGCGATCCGAAGAGAAGGCGGCGAGGAGAGTTACCTGGGCGGTACCAAGCGTCCGGCCAACTTCTGGCTGGAAGGCGACAGTTCATCGATAGCTCAGGCGATCGACTTTAAAGAGCATGACCTCTGGACCCTTGAAGGGAACGGGGTCGTGGTGAAGGGCGTTGTGCCGGTGAGCGCCGGTGGCGAGCAGACGGTGCCTGAGTTTGGTTTATCGGTACAGATGAGCCGCGGCTTTAACCCGGGTTTTAGAAACAGGGATAAGGGCTTTGAGGAGAACGGCTTCCAGGACGCGAGCATTGAGTACGCCGACCGTCTTCAGGATTGGCTGATCCCGATCGATTTTAGTGATTTACCCTGGATCGGACAGGCCCCGCGTTCATTGACCACCTATGATCAGCTGGACGTGTATCAGAATGTATTGGATGGCTCCTGGAGCACCTGGTTATCGACCAAAGCGGCCTTTGCCGATGAGAGCATTGCTCCTGGC is part of the Hyphobacterium sp. CCMP332 genome and encodes:
- a CDS encoding DUF177 domain-containing protein — translated: MRLDIEKVMKRKDYWVDIINLKNGTYEYDFNIQDKFFDFFDNSIVERGKLEVKLSLEKSERLIRVIFRIDGTVELICDRSLKKFNHPLKVQHEHLYKYSEYEENDTEDITHISANTESIDMGQLVYEYIVLNIPMKKIHPDHKNDKEEGFFYKTEIKEDKNKKGDIDPRWEALKKLK
- the pdxA gene encoding 4-hydroxythreonine-4-phosphate dehydrogenase PdxA, translating into MKENKSLIKIGISIGDINGIGPEIILKCFNHREIFKYCIPIVYGPSYVLNFFRKQLNLNDIRINSIKNVSEARPKSINVIDCFQKQITIQSGQFDEECGKLAASSLNAVAEDLLQKNIDACVTAPINKENVQNAGLNFPGQTEFFTQKAGASESIMLLCSDKMRIALVTGHYPISEVASKINSELINSKLKLLISSLKKDFGIAKPKIAVLGINPHAGENGKIGLEEVEIIAPLIRKFKEKGEFINGPYPSDGLFGSGNYRKFDGILAMYHDQALIPFKMISFEDGVNFTAGLNLIRTSPDHGTAFDIAGKGIASESSFRKALFMAIDISRQRNENY
- the rsmA gene encoding ribosomal RNA small subunit methyltransferase A; this translates as MKQNQSKKYGYVRAKKSLGQHFLKDESIAEKIANELQYDTLKTVIEIGPGMGVLTKYIVDKISNPDLKLKLIELDRESVEFLRNKEIYQKDNIEIVSEDVLKLDWQKFPEPIELIGNLPYNISSPIFFKIIENYSLIYKGVFMVQKEVADRICSNHGSKTYGILSVLLQSLYTCTPILDVAPNSFVPPPKVNSSVFKIELKKDAIDKKLMSILKPVVKKSFNNRRKMMRNTIGIELNSLGKEFEKYLTLRPEQISVSEFIFIAKALADKAG
- the mgtE gene encoding magnesium transporter — translated: MNFELTREFLDEVKLAVKEDNAAFVQEVLDELFPADISQILDELDAEEARYVLDTLPVEVGAEIIINLEDENQKDFIASFSPAQIARFINFMESDDSVDILQSLPIKLREEVISFIKNPDKAKSILDLLHYEEDCAGGLMGKELIKANINWNVVQCIEEIRRQAGRVNKIYSIYVVDDENKLLGRVALKKIILAEDNTKIADIYDPDVQVVETYKQEKEVAQLMQKYDLEAIPVVNLHGQLLGRITIDDVVDVITEQAELERQLMSGISADIDEDDSVLELSRARLPWLVVGMVGGLLGAQFIGIFEGDLMLIPAMAFFIPLITATGGNVGIQSSSIILQSLADNSLIHQGYWWRLTKVLSVALLNGFVIAILVFGFNMILGQSLVLSTVVSIALFSVILLASIMGTFTPLVLDSFGINPALASGPFITTANDLLGLGVYFLVAHLLLGL
- a CDS encoding phosphoglycerate dehydrogenase; translation: MNRHSVLIVNKMHKSIVPLLERLGLIVNYQPNISREETLDIIKDYFGIVVRSKLDLDSEFFTNAPSLKFIARAGAGLDQIDLREVQKRNIEVFNAPEGNKDALAEHSIGLMLSLLHKIVKSNNEIRRGKWLREDNRGFELNTKTVGVIGFGHMGRAFAEKLIGFGCSVITYDIKPSLDLPSHVKKVSWEEFTQKCDIVSLHVPLSERNVYLVNDSWINDFRKNIWLINTSRGKVVKLVDLIKNLDSGKVKGAALDVLENEKFDSLSDSEKAILQDLVNRNNTILTPHVGGWSSESYSRINEVLASKIENFLLQNG
- a CDS encoding carboxypeptidase-like regulatory domain-containing protein, encoding MLRKLLLLQTFIIASFSLVLAQTGKLSGKITDMETGESIPFANVTVNKGGVQKGGTVSDFDGNFSITPLVPGEYNVEVSYVGYAPKKITGVVINFEKTTRLDIRMNSESKVLEEDVIIYAEPLIDPDNTSTGSKLSSKEIEKIPTRNISSIATTQAGVTSSDDGGTINLRGARSDATQYFVNGVKLLPGQTPQVPVEAIAEVSILTGGIPAQYGDNVGGVISLTTKGPSSKIFGGIAGETSVPFDNYNYNLLNFNVSGPILQEKDSTGRALRTKLGYFLAAQYDGAADPDPPAIDIYRLKDEYQSQLEQNPLFIDEFGNTRYVSDTLTREQFETYDFEENENRHNVNVNATFDWQPSESILVSIGGNLRNSEYKEFNTRGVDPQRYKRLLNYDNNGDRLIRQYNVFARFTQRFKNDRSDEENTSLIKNAYYQVQVDYSRDIDKTYNKEFDESLFEYNYVGEYKRTTDTLTPTLFEQLNSLGIDPTQFGINTDGSFNGPVIYKNGDRDDDTVLVQANVPWIVYNTNADTYTFTGGNQNPITSRYTDFFFNRQALANDPITDLQQLNTSQGGLLNGQIPNTVHGGLFHNVGTPHRNYNLSVDEQFRVSALGVVELNNHSFKLGFEFEQRTQRQFNVSTTGIWNAARGAALSGTSLEGAFLNQAPNTFLDTILINGNPTIVPVLDFGSWGEKEQINDSVTVFNFGIRNQSNPNGTFHNRLRQEFGYANDYRINVDELDPKDLSLEYFNAEELLNPGGGGGNVVSYQGYNYYGERTNENSTFSDFFTDSLNRPIAAWRPNYGAVFIEDKFEIKDLILRLGVRVDRYDVNQPVLKDRYSLVDLRTVGESNMNAFNQGSFATPGNVGDDYVVYVDRNPDEYNGSNLGEFNVIGFRSGDQWFDAQGQTVLGASNLGNAGVFPWFDVTSFTGIKKEIYDEYKITEDAFEDYEPQINVMPRVSFSFPISEEALFFAHYDVLTQRPSRNNVFTSTYFYFQRAAGGRLNNPNLRPQRNVDYQVGFQQVLTRSSSLKLSTFYREMKDQISLIVIDGAYPVSSWETFGNIDFATSKGITVEYDLRRTNRLAINANYQLAFADGTSSGELSNARLIQSGVSANLRNPIPLNWDERHQIKINIDYRFRDNDGPGIMSKPIKDDEGNLLLDDEGMPKKSGGFKLLENLGVNLQLIATSGRPFTPRGGANPNPIYGGGNNEVVDGGVNGARLPWNLRSSLRVDKSIFFGGNESKKSLNVYVYVRNLLGLENIQGVYGWSGDPTNDGYLESKLGQQDINANLYPDSFSDIYRMAVQNPDNFALPRRIVLGAAFNF